The window AAAGTAAGGGTTACTATTTAGTTgactatcaaaattatttagcaactttttttagaaaacatagaatcttagaaaaagaagaagcgtGAATCTTTTTGGAAGCGAGACATTTGAATAGCTTTTGAAGTACGCGAGTCTTGatctaatatttaatttagtctTTTTCACATTGGAGGTACTTGAACTACTTTTAAGGTATATGTATCTTGATTTATAATTCTCTTGTCGTAGATCCCTAGCTTTTATATTAGATGACaactatttttattgaatccaaaataaaaatttcccatttattGTAGATAAAGAAACTAACCGATGTAACACCTAAAATAGCATTTAACTATAACTATAGTCTAAATGTACTTTCCaactcctttttcttttacattaattcaattcaatGGCGAAGTAAGTGCTTGGACAAATCTACTACTACTGTGGTAGGGACAGTTGCCCCCACTGAATTCCTAAAAGCATAGAAGTTTGGTAACGTCGACAAAAATGACTTTAAttctattaaattttaattctttaaattcttCATAAATAGCAAAGAAAATTTGTAgtcatctaaaatattttaaaacaacGAGGGTACACTtatacaaaataatatttttattgccAAAAATACTAAGTTATGttaaattttctatttgaaATGTCTAGTGAAAAATACTTGGTCATTTGATCCAATAGTAAAACACATGTATTCTTGATTTAAAAGTTAGATTTAAgctttttttggaaaaaaaatatatcttatgaagaaaataaaactccttggGTTTCATAAACATTGtccaaatttgaatttttctaatcAAAcggtttttaatttatttttataattggagAAAAAGGGATTTGAACCCTGCTCTTTAAATAGGGGATCATACACTAACTAATAACCCAAATACTTAAGTGCAAtcagtttttaattttgactttaattagtttaaatcCTATTTGGTGAAATTAAGTTTtaataaatgtaaaaataaaaaactatgTTTGTAAGGAAGTAGCAATAAGAAAAATGCAGAAATTACTCCTTTCTTGTTCTTGTGGTGGCTCAAATCTATAGCCCAAATTTCATCACGAGTTGAAGCCCATTAATCAAGCAACCCACGTACTCAAGGGAATCAACGAAGCCCATCCAACTTGACTTGACTCAACCATGTGAGCCCCACCCCtcaaaaaaacaattaaaaggtCTCCCGTCTGACCCAAACCAAGTCATATTGTCTCAATCTCAGCAGATCCCCCTCCCAAGGATGGCTGATcaccaccaccatcatcaccgccCCAACCGCCTCTCCCTCCCTCCACGCGCCACCGCTTTCACCACCCCCACGACAGCAACCAGCCCAAGATCTCACCCTTTATATTCCTATCCTTCCATCACAACCCCAACTCCAACTCCCTCTAAACACCGCCTTTCCCTCCAATCTTCCAAGGCCTACTCTTCCTCCCACCCCCAAAAGAAATCCTCCTTTTCATTCCTTCTCCTCCTCCTTTCGCTTCGCTCTCTTTACTCTCTCCTCCCTTTCCTCCGCTCTTCCCCTCCTTCGTTCTCACTCttccctttctctttcctcctttctttcctctcgttcctcctctctctctcattttctctcttctccAATAAACCCCCAAGACACCACccaattttctctctttcctctCTCTCCAAGACCCAGCTCAAACTTTTACTCTCAAAGTCCTTCcttttatcaattattttcCTTCTGAGGTTCCAAGCTCTTAGATACTGTGGTACAGCTGCTATGATCTTAGCTGAACTCTCCGGAAATCTTGCTGGCAGACTGTTTTCCCGCACAGATACCCCGAAAATTAggtcctttttttcttctcggTTTATTGGGTTTTGCTTCTTATTTATTGGGTTAATGTTATTATCTTTAAGTTGGGATAGAGTAGattgttttcctttgaatAAGTCtgggttttcaatttatccTAGAGAAGGTTGTGTTAGAGTTTGGCCTATGTTATTGCCCTTTTTGTCAGGTCTTTTAGGTTGTTATGAGAAGGTTTCGATGAACTGGGGGAGCATTAGGCAGCTTGGTCGAAAAAGGGTTCGGTTgatttcattgtttttctctACGGTGATGCTTTTTGTTCCTGCTGTTGTTAGTTTCTTTGTTTATGAAAGtgaaggaggaggaggaggaaaTGTTTCTGTTGAGAATTTAGTTTGGCCTTTGGTGAATACTGTTGTTTTTGGAGTGCTTTTGAGTGAAAATTATAGTGATGATCATCATAAGTTAGTGAATCCTAAAGATTTTCAAAGGGAGTTTGTGGTTACTTTTGCTTGTACTGTTGTTTTggagttgttttattttgatgaGTTATCTCTTTTGGGATTGTTGTTGTGTGGTTTGTTGTTGTACTTTGCTGTTCGAGAACTGGATCCTGATTATTGGAGTTATCTTGAATTGGGGATGGAATCTTCAGAGTCTTTTAGTATGTCGATAATGAAACCTATTCGGCATATTTTGAGTGAGAGAAAGTCTCGAAAGATTGCATTGTTCTTGTTGATTAATACTGGATATATGGTTGTGGAATTTGTTGCTGGCTTCATGAGTAATAGTCTTGGGTTGATATCGGATGCATGTCACATGTTGTTTGATTGTGCTGCATTGGCTATTGGGCTTTATGCTTCGTATATTTCACGATTGCCTGCTAATAATCAGTTCAATTATGGTAGAGGCAGATTTGAGATTCTATCAGGTTATGCTAATGCAGTTTTCCTGGTTCTAGTTGGGGCATTAATTGTGTTGGAATCCTTTGAGAGGATTTTGGATCCTCAAGAAATATCAACTAACAGTTTATTAACTGTCTCAATTGGAGGGCTTGTTGTCAATGTGGTGGGTTTGATATTCTTTCATGAGGAGCATCATCATGCACATGGTGGATCATGTTCGCATTCACATTCTCATTCTCATTTCTACTCTAATGACCACCATCATCAGCATTCACATGATCATGAAAGTCATGTCGAACACCACAACTTTATAAATGTTTCGGATGGATGCCAAGGATCATGCTCTGGCCATGAACACAATCacattaatcaacatggcaGCAACAATTGCCATGCTGAAGATCACGATATACACACTGAGTGTCATGACCACCATGACCATGCTCATGATCAAGCCTACCATGACTGGTATCATAATGATCACCATGATCATGGACATCAACATGACCATGCTCATAGTCATGACTGTGCCCATTATCATGATCACCATGACCACAGACACCAATATGATCACAAGGATAATCATCATGAGCATGGAGCAGGCTTGCACTCCCATACTCACTATTCAGAATCTAAAATTCATTTATCCTTGGCATATAGTGGATCCAAACAAAGCCAGCTTTTATCTGAAGGGAAGGAACCACAAAAGCACCAACATCACCACATTGACCACAATATGGAAGGAATCTTCTTGCATGTTCTGGCAGACACCATGGGAAGTGTTGGAGTTGTTGTATCTACCCTCTTAATTAAGTACAAAGGATGGCTTGTTGCGGATCCTGCCTGTTCAATATTCATTTCTGTTTTAATTATATCTTCAGTTTTCCCATTACTTAGGAACTCTGCTGATATCTTGCTTCAAAGAGTTCCTAGGGCTCAGGAGCAGGGTTTGAAGAAGGCCATAAGTGATGTTATGAAGACGAAGGGGGTAATTCGTATTCAGAATTTGCATGTATGGAGCTTCACAACGATGGATATTGTAGGGACAATCCACCTTCATATATCAGCGGAAACTGACAAGGCTGCTACTAAAGCACAGGTGTCACACATCTTACATGATGCTGGAATTAAGGATTTGACATTGCAAGTCGAATGTGTTGAGTAATGATAACATACCTTTCATCTTTGATAGTAGAGACTATATAGCTCATTCATCTGTTATGATCAAAGGCAACATATTTTCTCTGATTGATAAGCTATTGTTAAGTATTATGATCAAAGGCGCATGTATATAGTCCTAAGACTTAAGAATTCAACATTGATGGATTTCATTAAGCaacagaaaggaaaaaggtcTATGTTTGTAACAGATGGGATCAGCAGCAGTGTCTTCAACACTATAGGATAGTGATAGTTTTCTTATAGGTTCAGCTGACTGGAATCCAAACAAGAGGAATTAATTGGTTATGTAATGAAACAAGCATTGCTACATTATTTTGGTATGTAACTTTTTGCTTATACAGCGGAAACTTTTATTTATGGTTCATTTGGATCCAATTGTCATATTTATGTTATAATTTTGGCATGTTTATTGAAACCATAGTTTGACCAGATGCAAAAAATGTTGAACTACATGTTTTGGAAGAATTATGACATGTAAAAGTGCTCGTTGCCTGGCTCAATCTCCTAAATTCCCACTAATATTTGATTAGTAAGAAATACACAGATTCCTGCTTTCCTGTTTAGAATAGCATTAAAGTAACTAAGCCTACAAACCTCAGCAGTGGTTCTTTTGACGTTGATTTATGATTCAAAGAGTTCACTAGATCAAGTCTCACTTCCACgctaatattaaaaaaaaaaaaaaaaaggagtgaGAGCAGAGCAACTATCTTTTAGACATTGCAGTCTGATTGAGACATCATGTATAATCTTCTACTGCCATTTTTGGGGCTGGAGTCAGCCCTTAATGTTCATCCAGCAAAGGCTTCTGAAGGACCATCTCACTCTGAACTACTTATAAGTTCACAGCAGGTACACTTGCATTTGGAACGGATGTCTGttaatattatcattttttaataataaaagcGTTTCATATAACACTGAGAAATTGACGGTAACATACTAATCCAATAACAAACAATAAAAGAGGAGTTTGGAGGGTCCTTGGCAGTGCCTCCCCAATCCACCTTTCTTTGGCCAAACCGTTATTGTTTAGGAATGGTAATGGACACCTTTTAATCAGACATCCGCTATATTTACTTGATTATATAGGTATGGATAATCTATATTCAATATTGAGAGGTGGGCCTATCTTTTTAGATAAATATACCACTTCTTTTATGATCGAAGAAGCTTGCCTTACAAATCTTCCTTTGTGCATACAATGATCTCTTCACTCTCGTTGTTATGGAGCAGCTACTAGAGTCCTTCACAAAGAATTACATGTTCTAAAATTCTTTCGTCTTTGATGGTGCCTCaagaataaagagaaaaagagaaaagagtttttgatttttctaacTTATAGAACAACTCATGTTCACTTTTGGTTATGTGTAAAAATAGTACGTCTGTTCACTATTTATAGACATATTAAGGATATCGAAATAGGATAgtacttttaaattttaaaaaattaaatttaaatgtaattaatccttatttaaattttaaaaattaaatttaaatataatggatagataattcttattaaaatttaaacatattaaatttaaatatatatcatatctcaaaagtttttttaattattcaattaagaaaTATCAGAATAATATccaacaaataattaattgaatatttgttaattatccATAAATAATTCACAAAGTTGCATGCCATGTGGATGCACTACATTTAAATGCAACATCTCCTACTCGTACACGTTGGCATCAACTTATACCATTCTCAATTTAACTCATTCTCCATTCATTGTCATATAGGGAAAATGGAATGTGCGACTAGCCAAAAAATAAAGGTATCGGTGAGCAGTGAGATATTAAGTTACCATCTTACTACATAACACCACTTAAGTTCTTGTCATACCCtaaatcattttaatcacACAAGATTTGCATCTCTGATTCCTCCTACACGTAAGAGTTATGCAAAATCCTTTTATGTGTCTAAACTCATGGTTATATCTAACAACTAATGTTTTTATAACCGCTCTGGCAATGAGTTATAGACTATGTATGTGAGATGTATAATGACTCTTCTTTGGATACTCATGTCAATCCATTAAGATTTGACTACTTTCCTAGTCATGTTTTGCTAGATCACATCATTTTTGACCCTTGCAAATCATGCTAAAGTAGCAACATCAAATCTCAACTTCATATCATAGATCCAAGTCCCAAAGGGTATAAAATTTGGACTACATAAGTTCTTAGGACATACACAGTGATGAAGCAAGGACTTATTCAATCACTCTTTTCCATCGGTCGACTAATAGCACATATAATATGAAATGTATGTTATGGTGGATCTTCCATATAGGGTTTGTCACATCAAGACCAAAATACGGATCTTGGTCCAATCCCCACAAAAAGGATTGACTTCAATCCCCTAAGATTCAAATTCGGCTATCACTAGTTCCATGGAATGTGGATAATTTCCATGTTCGACTCTTACGAGC is drawn from Theobroma cacao cultivar B97-61/B2 chromosome 4, Criollo_cocoa_genome_V2, whole genome shotgun sequence and contains these coding sequences:
- the LOC18601346 gene encoding zinc transporter 5 — protein: MADHHHHHHRPNRLSLPPRATAFTTPTTATSPRSHPLYSYPSITTPTPTPSKHRLSLQSSKAYSSSHPQKKSSFSFLLLLLSLRSLYSLLPFLRSSPPSFSLFPFSFLLSFLSFLLSLSFSLFSNKPPRHHPIFSLSSLSKTQLKLLLSKSFLLSIIFLLRFQALRYCGTAAMILAELSGNLAGRLFSRTDTPKIRSFFSSRFIGFCFLFIGLMLLSLSWDRVDCFPLNKSGFSIYPREGCVRVWPMLLPFLSGLLGCYEKVSMNWGSIRQLGRKRVRLISLFFSTVMLFVPAVVSFFVYESEGGGGGNVSVENLVWPLVNTVVFGVLLSENYSDDHHKLVNPKDFQREFVVTFACTVVLELFYFDELSLLGLLLCGLLLYFAVRELDPDYWSYLELGMESSESFSMSIMKPIRHILSERKSRKIALFLLINTGYMVVEFVAGFMSNSLGLISDACHMLFDCAALAIGLYASYISRLPANNQFNYGRGRFEILSGYANAVFLVLVGALIVLESFERILDPQEISTNSLLTVSIGGLVVNVVGLIFFHEEHHHAHGGSCSHSHSHSHFYSNDHHHQHSHDHESHVEHHNFINVSDGCQGSCSGHEHNHINQHGSNNCHAEDHDIHTECHDHHDHAHDQAYHDWYHNDHHDHGHQHDHAHSHDCAHYHDHHDHRHQYDHKDNHHEHGAGLHSHTHYSESKIHLSLAYSGSKQSQLLSEGKEPQKHQHHHIDHNMEGIFLHVLADTMGSVGVVVSTLLIKYKGWLVADPACSIFISVLIISSVFPLLRNSADILLQRVPRAQEQGLKKAISDVMKTKGVIRIQNLHVWSFTTMDIVGTIHLHISAETDKAATKAQVSHILHDAGIKDLTLQVECVE